The genomic stretch AAAGGTCTCTACCGAGATGATAGGCTTGAACCAGTTTCGGAAGCTATGAAAACCAAACACTTCATTAAAACTGTGGAAAAAGATCATGTTTTTTACGAAGCAAAACCACATCTGAAAGCTTTGATTGATTTTCGACAGATCAATCTTTTACATTTCCCCTTTCCCATTACGGATAAATTGGATCTAATCTTTTGTAGGAATGTGGTGATTTATTTTGATAAACAAACACAAAAAACACTGTTTCAAAATTTCGAAGCCAGTCTGAAACCAAAAGGTTATCTGATCCTAGGTCACTCGGAAACCATGTTTGGAATCTCTGATAGTTTTAAGTTTTTAGGACATACCATCTACCAAAGGAAAGAGTAAGGATTTTAGTCTTCTTTCACCCAAAGTTTTTTTAAGTCATCCCACATTTGGTAGGGTTCATAGATAACAATCCTAGTATTGGAAAGTACATCTAGAAATCCTGCCTCGTTGGGGAATCTTGGCACAATATGTTCGTGGATGTGGGGGATGGAACCACCGCTATTCTTTCCTAAATTGTATCCAAGGTTAAAACCTTGCACCTTCCATTGTTTCTCAAGGATCCTCATGGTTTTTTGAGTGAGTTTATGAATGTCTAGGGCTTCTTCCTCAGTGAGTTCCAAGTAATGGATGATATGACGTTTGGGAAAGATGATGATATGGCCTGGATTGTAGGGGAAAAGATTGACCGAAACAATAGAAAGTTCTGTTTCCGCAATGGTCAAATTGGGAACAATTTCGTTTTTGTCGCGAACCCCGCAGAGGATGCAGTCGACATTGGGCCTGTCCCCTTTGGCATAACCTAGTTTTCCTATGCTGAACAGGTTTTTTCTAAGCGAATGTTCTTCATAGGAACTCATTTGTACTTTCAATCTCCCTAAAGGATTAAAGGATTGCAAGGATTTTGACAAGTATACAGTAAGAAAGTAACAGTGTCAGAATCTCCTCATATTCCCGTACTTCCGAGAGAAGTCATCGATTTGCTCCAAAAAACAGAAAGCCCCGAACCCTTGTGGTTTCTTGATGGGACTGCTGGGGAAGGTGGGCATTCCAAACTCATCTTACAAACTTTTCCCACAGCCCAGCTCATACTGATCGATCGTGACGCAGTCATGTTGGAACGTGCCAAAAAAGAAATTAGTTCTGTGATTGGTTCTCTTGACCGAGTCCATCCCTTCCAGATGAACTTTTCTGAAGTAGATAAAGAACTTTTGGATTCAGTCGAGTGCCCGGGTCTTGATGGAGCCCTAGTGGATTTAGGAGTCTCTCTATTCCACTTCTTACACTCGGGAAGAGGGTTTACTTTTAAAAACGATGAACCGCTGGATATGCGACTTGAGCCCCAAGTGGGGCAAAAGACTGCAGCGGACGTCGTAAATTACAGCACAGTTTTGCATCTCAAAAAAGTGTTTTGGGATTATGGGGAAGAACGTTGGGCTTTAAAAGTTGCAAATAACATCGTGCAGACGAGGCAAAAAAAGAAATTTGAAACCAATACAGATCTTGTGAAACTTGTGGAAGCCTCGATTCCCAGAAAGTTTTGGCCCAAAGAATCCCACCCTGCGACCAAAATTTTCCAAGCACTAAGGATTGAAGTCAACGAAGAACTGTTACATGCAGAGAAAGGGATTCGAGTCCTTGCTGAGTCGTTAAAAGTGGGTGGAGTTCTTGCTTGTATTTCTTTTCATTCCTTAGAAGATCGAATTGTCAAATGGACCTTTCGCGATTTAAAGACCACAGAACATTTTGATATCTTAACAAAAAAACCCATCCTGCCAACAGACACCGAAATCCGGGAAAACAGGGCCTCTCGTTCGGCAAAATTAAGAG from Leptospira wolbachii serovar Codice str. CDC encodes the following:
- the rsmH gene encoding 16S rRNA (cytosine(1402)-N(4))-methyltransferase RsmH; amino-acid sequence: MSESPHIPVLPREVIDLLQKTESPEPLWFLDGTAGEGGHSKLILQTFPTAQLILIDRDAVMLERAKKEISSVIGSLDRVHPFQMNFSEVDKELLDSVECPGLDGALVDLGVSLFHFLHSGRGFTFKNDEPLDMRLEPQVGQKTAADVVNYSTVLHLKKVFWDYGEERWALKVANNIVQTRQKKKFETNTDLVKLVEASIPRKFWPKESHPATKIFQALRIEVNEELLHAEKGIRVLAESLKVGGVLACISFHSLEDRIVKWTFRDLKTTEHFDILTKKPILPTDTEIRENRASRSAKLRGIQKIDPILKPRWER
- a CDS encoding HIT family protein; this encodes MSSYEEHSLRKNLFSIGKLGYAKGDRPNVDCILCGVRDKNEIVPNLTIAETELSIVSVNLFPYNPGHIIIFPKRHIIHYLELTEEEALDIHKLTQKTMRILEKQWKVQGFNLGYNLGKNSGGSIPHIHEHIVPRFPNEAGFLDVLSNTRIVIYEPYQMWDDLKKLWVKED